In Candidatus Bathyarchaeia archaeon, a genomic segment contains:
- a CDS encoding DUF5131 family protein, giving the protein MAPRLPTNNGSYTDNNLNFIYGCRKVDAEGGCKHCYISRFWEHYKDQMHEVGATTAFDGKFIEFNEELRLSDCDSQPDNSVHFVNGLSDTFAEFVSDEQRNRWFGYLKDRPFFQFMLCTKRTGMMWLYFSKHKVPGNVWVGTSICRKKDLFRLPILKKIDAKVRWISFEPLLEDLGEVDLSGISFICLGGETEPRHNYRPFDVEWGKSMLLNARRSGTKFWYDGGNGTNDSRNGALYSEHYPDSGVLPQERFEDYPRYVGDSVALRRTLHKAFSFLRDNPTQQTLVGLSD; this is encoded by the coding sequence ATGGCTCCAAGACTCCCAACTAACAACGGTTCTTACACCGACAACAATCTGAACTTCATCTATGGTTGTCGAAAAGTTGACGCTGAAGGTGGTTGTAAGCACTGCTACATCTCTCGATTTTGGGAGCACTACAAAGACCAAATGCATGAAGTCGGAGCCACCACAGCTTTCGACGGGAAATTCATAGAGTTCAATGAAGAGTTGCGACTAAGTGATTGTGATTCTCAGCCCGACAACTCGGTTCACTTTGTCAATGGACTAAGCGATACTTTTGCAGAATTCGTTTCTGATGAACAGCGAAATCGTTGGTTCGGATATTTGAAGGATAGACCATTTTTCCAGTTTATGCTTTGCACGAAGCGCACTGGAATGATGTGGCTCTATTTTTCAAAGCACAAAGTTCCAGGGAACGTTTGGGTTGGAACATCAATATGCAGAAAGAAAGACTTGTTCCGTCTTCCAATACTCAAGAAGATAGATGCTAAGGTTCGTTGGATTTCTTTCGAACCACTACTCGAAGATTTAGGTGAAGTAGACTTGAGTGGTATCTCTTTCATTTGTCTTGGTGGTGAAACAGAACCGAGACACAATTATCGACCGTTTGATGTCGAATGGGGAAAATCTATGCTTCTGAATGCTCGACGCTCTGGCACGAAGTTTTGGTATGATGGTGGCAACGGAACCAACGATTCGAGAAATGGAGCGTTATATTCTGAGCACTATCCAGATAGCGGAGTGCTACCGCAGGAGCGTTTCGAAGACTATCCCCGATATGTCGGTGATTCTGTGGCTCTTCGAAGAACACTTCACAAAGCGTTCAGTTTCCTACGAGACAATCCAACACAGCAAACTCTCGTAGGTTTGAGTGATTGA
- a CDS encoding zinc-ribbon domain-containing protein, translating to MSELEPEIELEVEMDEPLDLTKNVDLQIRFGRFFGPSGRGKTLFMVGEIYAACIAYGANLIITNLKLFNPPKGVEVFQSGDIRVIMERMELAFERGEVFVVGIDELDKSVNSRASKSNFNLWVVRLAGDARKSGCRALYYSAQPRKGVDSLIRANDSFVILPRHLCDINDCPMAYLWRDPEAFENDFLRGEENYRDAITYASMFKLDFLRTGYDTKQKIILALDPTIPESDAPGLTKKFLDWCAEKKVELPGESSTNVMKFMSRWNSATFLIPYSKKGLDVIYTELLRLGALKFEAPETPEPKAVSNPQKTLLKCVKCGNEWRSRVATPKKCPQCQSAKWNDSLGEQK from the coding sequence ATGTCAGAACTCGAACCTGAAATCGAACTCGAAGTCGAGATGGACGAACCACTTGACCTTACCAAGAACGTTGACCTGCAAATCAGGTTCGGTCGCTTTTTCGGTCCGAGTGGTCGAGGAAAAACTCTGTTCATGGTTGGAGAAATCTATGCGGCTTGCATCGCATACGGAGCAAACCTCATCATAACAAATCTCAAACTCTTCAATCCACCCAAAGGTGTCGAAGTGTTTCAGAGCGGTGACATTCGAGTAATCATGGAGCGAATGGAACTTGCTTTCGAACGTGGTGAAGTCTTCGTTGTAGGAATTGACGAACTCGACAAGTCGGTGAACTCTCGTGCAAGCAAATCAAACTTCAACTTGTGGGTTGTGCGTCTTGCAGGAGATGCGAGAAAATCTGGTTGTCGAGCACTTTACTACTCCGCACAACCGAGAAAAGGCGTCGATTCGCTAATCAGAGCCAACGATTCGTTCGTAATTCTGCCTCGACATCTTTGTGACATTAACGATTGTCCTATGGCTTACTTGTGGCGTGACCCTGAAGCGTTCGAGAACGACTTCTTGCGGGGTGAAGAAAACTATCGTGACGCAATCACCTACGCTTCAATGTTCAAACTCGACTTCTTGCGGACTGGCTACGATACGAAACAGAAAATTATCTTGGCTCTCGACCCTACAATTCCTGAATCTGATGCTCCAGGACTAACGAAGAAGTTCTTGGACTGGTGTGCGGAGAAGAAAGTCGAACTTCCTGGTGAATCTTCTACTAACGTCATGAAGTTCATGTCACGCTGGAACTCTGCAACGTTTCTAATTCCTTACAGCAAGAAAGGACTCGACGTTATCTATACTGAACTGCTCCGTCTCGGAGCATTGAAGTTCGAAGCACCTGAAACTCCCGAGCCTAAAGCGGTTTCTAATCCACAGAAAACTCTTCTGAAATGTGTGAAGTGTGGTAACGAATGGCGTTCTCGCGTTGCAACTCCGAAGAAGTGTCCTCAGTGCCAATCAGCGAAGTGGAATGACTCTTTGGGAGAGCAGAAATGA
- a CDS encoding tyrosine-type recombinase/integrase: MTAHRFPSGHGNVKVDVQQWTKDNPVLQVLLTKKKTGTARKYLGALRTYWADVLSRKFGAFSDWVDSVKKAQGERDFETQTAWAKEVEEWVLSHSEWDSRTRRGYVAAVQSFLELKIGRQNARNYKFTYETVEEKENGEPAESDTTTVDYDEIRQLVNSTKSKRDKALVLTILSGLGAGEFLDLNRKWFSIYEVLKSRTPEIRWKEEIEPVRIPKGDKNSYLIRKKRNVKFYTMLVDDQIDALADLLEERESQLGRPLTKDDSLFVTTRGKPMSDHRAQEQIRDLRKESGIENPERLRIHEMGRDTLQTLLGNLELKERERNYGEFCLGHTVDPLKYDKSPWTADGENGIRELFRKLRPRLNLITKRGEPKVEVVKEVVDPIARKQNELLLTILEANGLLTPELLKSLARTGMKGKIAELTRQEIDKLLEDKSDNSESEEQ; the protein is encoded by the coding sequence GTGACCGCACACAGATTCCCGTCGGGACACGGGAACGTCAAAGTAGACGTGCAACAGTGGACTAAGGACAATCCCGTTCTCCAAGTTCTACTTACCAAGAAGAAGACAGGGACCGCTCGGAAGTATCTCGGAGCACTCCGCACATATTGGGCTGATGTCCTGAGCAGGAAGTTCGGAGCATTCTCGGATTGGGTTGATTCGGTCAAGAAGGCTCAGGGTGAACGAGACTTCGAGACTCAAACCGCCTGGGCTAAGGAAGTTGAAGAGTGGGTTCTTTCTCATTCTGAATGGGATTCTCGCACACGTCGGGGTTACGTTGCGGCTGTTCAATCGTTTCTCGAACTAAAGATAGGAAGACAGAACGCTCGCAACTACAAGTTCACTTACGAGACTGTCGAAGAGAAAGAGAACGGAGAGCCTGCCGAATCCGACACTACCACGGTAGATTACGACGAAATTCGGCAACTCGTGAACTCTACCAAGAGCAAACGAGACAAAGCACTCGTTCTGACAATTCTGTCAGGACTTGGAGCAGGTGAATTCCTCGACCTAAATCGGAAGTGGTTCAGTATCTACGAAGTTCTCAAGTCTCGGACACCTGAGATTCGTTGGAAAGAGGAAATCGAGCCTGTCAGAATTCCGAAAGGAGACAAGAACAGTTACCTGATTCGAAAGAAGCGCAATGTCAAATTCTACACTATGCTTGTGGACGACCAAATCGACGCTCTCGCTGACCTGTTAGAAGAGCGAGAGAGCCAACTCGGAAGACCGCTTACGAAAGACGATTCGCTCTTTGTCACTACACGAGGCAAGCCCATGAGTGACCACAGAGCACAGGAACAGATTCGTGACTTGCGGAAAGAGTCAGGAATCGAGAATCCTGAGAGATTACGGATTCACGAAATGGGAAGAGACACACTTCAAACGTTGCTCGGAAATCTCGAACTGAAAGAGAGAGAAAGAAACTATGGAGAGTTCTGTCTCGGTCACACTGTAGACCCTCTCAAGTATGACAAGTCTCCGTGGACTGCCGACGGAGAGAACGGTATCCGAGAACTATTCCGAAAACTTCGACCGAGACTGAATCTGATTACGAAGCGTGGTGAACCGAAAGTCGAAGTTGTGAAAGAAGTTGTAGACCCTATCGCAAGAAAACAGAACGAGTTACTGCTTACGATTCTTGAAGCGAACGGACTGCTGACACCTGAACTACTGAAAAGTTTGGCTCGCACAGGAATGAAAGGGAAGATTGCTGAACTAACGAGGCAAGAAATCGACAAACTACTCGAAGACAAGTCCGACAATTCGGAAAGCGAGGAACAATGA
- a CDS encoding orc1/cdc6 family replication initiation protein, producing the protein MSQQGLDLIFERVLSGGEVFRDRNLLRHDYMPATLPHREEQIKRLGSVLAPALTKDHVSNLFAYGKTGTGKTIVTRFVLDRLQRKAREHGRALDTCYVNCRLAGTNYRVIADLCRSLGREVPFTGLAVGELLDRFRSALQSRGSAFLVVLDEIDALVKRSEDDSLLYELTRINEKLTDGWIGLIGISNDLHFKDFLDPRVLSSLGEEEVVFKPYSSDELFDILKERAELAFRSGILDQGALRLCAALAAGEHGDARRALDLLRVAAEIAERSRELRVLENHVREAQQKVEHDRVTEALSSLPLHSRILLISVMQLENARKESSVTGDVYEVYREICAAGSVEPLTQRRVSGLLNELDIMGVLNARVVSFGRYGRTKKIRLGVEARSVTASFNQDEMVRGLLNYAPRSVLKHQTSL; encoded by the coding sequence TTGTCACAGCAAGGATTAGATCTCATCTTCGAAAGGGTCCTTTCAGGAGGAGAAGTCTTTCGCGACAGAAATCTCCTCAGGCACGACTACATGCCCGCGACCCTTCCCCACAGGGAAGAACAGATCAAACGGCTAGGATCTGTACTCGCTCCCGCCCTAACAAAGGATCACGTGTCGAACCTGTTCGCCTACGGCAAGACTGGAACAGGAAAAACAATAGTCACTAGATTTGTCCTCGACCGGTTGCAACGCAAGGCTCGCGAACATGGGCGAGCTCTCGACACGTGCTACGTCAATTGCCGACTTGCCGGGACAAACTATAGGGTAATCGCTGATCTCTGCAGGTCTCTCGGCCGCGAGGTTCCATTTACCGGACTCGCCGTAGGCGAGCTCTTGGACCGGTTCAGAAGCGCGCTCCAGTCACGTGGCTCCGCCTTCCTTGTCGTCCTCGACGAGATAGACGCGCTCGTGAAGAGGAGCGAAGACGACAGCCTGCTCTATGAGCTGACAAGGATAAACGAGAAGCTGACAGATGGCTGGATCGGGCTCATAGGAATCTCCAACGATCTCCACTTCAAAGACTTCCTCGACCCGAGAGTCCTGAGCTCGCTTGGAGAGGAAGAGGTCGTCTTCAAACCATACTCATCAGACGAACTATTCGACATTCTAAAAGAGCGAGCCGAGCTCGCCTTCCGCTCCGGAATCCTAGATCAAGGAGCCCTGCGCCTGTGTGCAGCCCTGGCCGCAGGAGAACATGGTGACGCTCGTCGCGCGCTTGACCTGCTGAGGGTGGCCGCTGAGATTGCTGAGAGATCACGCGAGCTACGCGTCCTAGAGAATCATGTCCGTGAAGCACAACAGAAGGTCGAGCATGACCGCGTCACAGAAGCCCTGTCATCCCTCCCCCTCCACTCTAGAATCCTTCTAATCTCGGTCATGCAACTGGAGAATGCTAGGAAAGAGAGTTCTGTTACAGGTGACGTGTACGAGGTATATCGAGAAATATGCGCTGCCGGCTCCGTCGAACCTCTCACCCAGAGAAGAGTCAGTGGATTGCTCAACGAGCTGGATATTATGGGCGTCCTAAACGCGCGCGTAGTAAGCTTTGGCAGGTATGGTCGTACAAAGAAGATCCGGCTAGGCGTCGAAGCCCGGTCAGTAACTGCGTCCTTCAACCAAGACGAGATGGTTCGAGGACTCCTCAATTATGCTCCGCGAAGCGTCCTCAAACACCAAACCAGCCTCTAG
- a CDS encoding DUF99 family protein, translating to MLREASSNTKPASRCIGIDDGPFPPETDDTIRYAPLLAVWLKGPHLHQFRAGWITVDGLDATRKAEHLLKGSTHTPVLLSGVTFGGFNLIDPWKIQKLCKAPVIVVVGSRPDNRAVKRALTRHFPDWKRRWDLIRSLGPIQRVRAMIGEGPLFFERFGCSTREARLILKTSAFVSRVPEPLRVAGVLARGLFFSEPSG from the coding sequence ATGCTCCGCGAAGCGTCCTCAAACACCAAACCAGCCTCTAGATGCATTGGCATAGATGATGGCCCGTTTCCACCGGAAACGGATGACACGATCAGGTATGCTCCTCTCCTAGCCGTCTGGTTGAAAGGACCTCATCTACACCAATTCAGAGCCGGCTGGATTACAGTGGACGGACTGGATGCAACCAGAAAGGCTGAGCATCTCCTCAAAGGGTCCACGCATACTCCTGTCTTACTGTCCGGCGTAACATTCGGAGGGTTCAATCTCATCGACCCATGGAAGATCCAGAAACTATGCAAAGCACCAGTAATCGTGGTTGTCGGTTCTCGGCCTGATAACAGGGCTGTGAAGCGCGCCCTGACTCGACACTTTCCCGATTGGAAGCGGAGATGGGACTTGATCAGGTCACTCGGCCCAATACAAAGGGTCAGGGCGATGATCGGCGAGGGTCCATTGTTCTTTGAACGGTTCGGATGTTCAACTCGAGAGGCTAGATTGATCCTGAAGACCTCGGCGTTCGTTTCGCGAGTCCCTGAACCGTTGCGGGTTGCGGGAGTTCTTGCTAGAGGTCTGTTCTTTTCCGAACCCTCTGGCTAG
- a CDS encoding restriction endonuclease — protein sequence MNTRGSHMTTNARAESGNFVVDMVCDVCRVEGFEVEKNAQTGDSRSYFVDILASRKKGKKIQKVAFECWEGTSQVDGREVEKFAARLKSLGIQSGIYVSPKGFAGNAEFMARKLGVELWDLAKLKERVESIKAPERHKVPGTLPVARAVASRILAHGLVNGTFLKLSSMPRLEFRPYFFASFQIDDGRKKLAVGVLVFDGVDGRACDALLFEGHVENLPSTGFFVDCLEIEPSTGSMPKLPPELEMKNTVTVAPAGVTEEMIRAKAKEAVSGHDEATVTGVQLLHVPIVTVEMLAAGKSYRKIIQAATGKMIWDDTQKCSLCDLKSKAICEVCGGTVCSAHERTCSSCRKHLCTDCVVTKGIVNKIPLCPTCKNA from the coding sequence TTGAATACACGCGGGTCCCACATGACCACGAACGCAAGAGCCGAGTCAGGCAACTTTGTAGTGGACATGGTCTGTGACGTCTGTCGGGTCGAGGGTTTTGAGGTTGAAAAGAATGCGCAGACTGGGGATTCGCGAAGCTATTTTGTAGACATTCTCGCATCCAGAAAAAAAGGCAAGAAAATCCAGAAAGTCGCATTTGAGTGCTGGGAAGGCACTAGTCAGGTCGATGGCCGAGAGGTTGAGAAGTTCGCGGCCCGCCTGAAGAGTCTAGGCATTCAGAGCGGAATCTACGTTTCCCCAAAAGGGTTCGCGGGGAACGCGGAGTTCATGGCTCGCAAGCTTGGCGTCGAGCTTTGGGATCTAGCCAAACTCAAGGAAAGAGTTGAGAGCATCAAGGCACCGGAGAGGCATAAGGTCCCTGGGACACTACCTGTCGCGAGGGCTGTCGCATCCCGTATCTTGGCTCATGGTCTGGTAAACGGTACGTTCCTAAAGCTCTCTTCCATGCCGAGGCTTGAGTTTCGACCGTATTTTTTTGCCAGCTTCCAGATTGATGATGGACGGAAAAAACTCGCCGTTGGAGTTCTCGTGTTTGACGGGGTTGATGGTCGCGCCTGCGACGCATTGCTCTTCGAGGGACATGTAGAAAACCTCCCGTCGACAGGGTTCTTTGTCGACTGCCTCGAGATAGAGCCATCAACAGGATCCATGCCGAAACTGCCTCCGGAACTCGAAATGAAGAACACTGTGACAGTTGCGCCTGCCGGGGTAACTGAGGAGATGATTCGAGCTAAGGCAAAGGAGGCGGTCAGCGGTCATGACGAAGCAACCGTAACCGGAGTTCAACTGCTGCATGTTCCGATTGTGACCGTGGAGATGCTTGCCGCGGGTAAGTCCTATCGCAAGATCATCCAGGCTGCTACTGGAAAGATGATCTGGGATGATACTCAGAAGTGTTCACTTTGCGACCTCAAGTCCAAGGCGATATGCGAAGTCTGTGGTGGGACAGTTTGCTCTGCGCATGAGAGAACTTGCAGTTCCTGCCGCAAGCACCTTTGCACAGACTGCGTTGTGACAAAGGGAATTGTCAACAAGATTCCGCTTTGCCCAACATGCAAGAACGCCTAG